From Methanomassiliicoccales archaeon LGM-RCC1, one genomic window encodes:
- a CDS encoding aminotransferase class I/II-fold pyridoxal phosphate-dependent enzyme — translation MQISNRIHDIPMSGIRKMFDMAGPDSINLGLGEPDLAPPKEAVEGMNKAASEGRNKYGPTAGIPELRKAVADRFRKYGDITGDNIMITPSGSSALLEITMSVVNPGDDVLVPSPGFVIYGPHAQLAGGTFTEYKLTDGDFQPDIDDIQSKITSKTKMLVITTPSNPTGGVLNEESYKALCDIAADKNITILADEVYESFIYEGKHLSFMNQLDKAIVASGFSKMMAVTGWRMGFLCASKEMMEYLIKMQYHVCASPNMPAMYGILDALPSIDPYLENARNVYKARRDLICKRLNEIPGFSIEPPKGAFYAFPSFDMKISSQELAGELVKAGLICTPGSAFGKYGEGHLRFSYAADETKINKGMDILESTVKKLR, via the coding sequence GGGTGAACCCGATCTCGCACCGCCCAAGGAAGCCGTAGAGGGCATGAACAAGGCCGCTTCAGAGGGACGTAACAAGTACGGCCCTACCGCCGGAATACCCGAGCTCAGGAAGGCTGTTGCCGACAGGTTCAGGAAATACGGTGACATCACGGGTGACAACATAATGATCACTCCCAGCGGATCATCGGCATTGTTGGAGATCACAATGAGCGTGGTGAACCCGGGCGACGATGTTCTCGTTCCCAGCCCCGGTTTCGTCATCTACGGGCCGCACGCGCAGCTCGCAGGCGGCACGTTCACCGAATACAAGCTCACGGACGGGGACTTCCAGCCCGACATCGACGACATACAGTCGAAGATCACTTCCAAGACGAAGATGCTGGTCATTACCACTCCCTCCAATCCTACCGGGGGCGTTCTGAACGAGGAGAGCTACAAGGCCCTTTGCGACATCGCCGCCGACAAGAACATAACCATCCTGGCCGACGAGGTGTACGAGTCCTTCATCTACGAGGGCAAGCACCTGTCATTCATGAACCAGCTGGATAAGGCTATTGTCGCCAGCGGATTCTCCAAGATGATGGCGGTGACCGGCTGGAGGATGGGATTCCTCTGCGCCAGCAAGGAGATGATGGAATACCTGATCAAGATGCAGTACCATGTCTGCGCTAGCCCCAACATGCCCGCCATGTACGGCATACTGGATGCCTTGCCCAGCATAGACCCTTACCTGGAGAACGCCAGGAACGTCTACAAGGCCAGAAGGGACCTGATATGCAAGAGGCTAAACGAGATCCCCGGATTCAGCATCGAACCTCCGAAGGGAGCATTCTACGCATTCCCCTCGTTCGACATGAAGATCAGCTCCCAGGAACTGGCAGGGGAACTGGTCAAAGCTGGGCTCATATGCACCCCGGGATCGGCATTCGGAAAGTACGGAGAAGGCCATCTGAGGTTCTCCTACGCAGCAGACGAAACAAAGATCAACAAAGGAATGGACATCCTTGAGTCCACAGTCAAGAAACTAAGGTGA
- the mvk gene encoding mevalonate kinase, translated as MTTQWVTASAPGKFVVLGEHSVVYGKPAIVLATDRRIYCSVHRSRKFTVNGDSLDLSRQPHFNYLTRGMNYALDFLTTSQLPSGAGMGSSAALSAALALAIRTERGEFPTELSLVEEAYGAELHAQGGGSPMDASACVHGGGVAINMDDDSKELWTISRGERTWRVTDIKVPDLSFVIGNTGVKAPTGPQVDKVRRYMSRNSFASDIIDEIGMLTLEGYKALKNGDKEALGRLMTKDHKLLSILGVSCKELNKLVNASLPYSYGAKLTGSGGGGCMVALTDKPDKVAEAIASRGGTPMIIKSGAEGARMETEMAKGEPLDVPMMK; from the coding sequence ATGACGACGCAATGGGTGACCGCCTCTGCTCCCGGGAAGTTCGTGGTGCTCGGAGAGCATTCAGTAGTCTATGGCAAACCGGCCATCGTCCTTGCTACGGACCGCAGGATATACTGCAGTGTCCATAGGAGCAGGAAGTTCACGGTCAACGGTGACAGTCTCGACCTGAGCAGGCAGCCCCATTTCAACTATCTCACCAGAGGGATGAACTACGCCCTCGATTTCCTCACCACCAGCCAACTGCCCTCGGGAGCAGGCATGGGTTCCTCTGCCGCCTTATCGGCCGCCTTGGCACTGGCGATCCGCACAGAGAGGGGAGAGTTCCCCACTGAGCTGTCGCTGGTAGAAGAGGCGTACGGCGCAGAATTGCATGCCCAGGGAGGCGGATCGCCTATGGATGCATCCGCATGCGTCCACGGAGGAGGAGTCGCCATCAACATGGACGATGACTCCAAGGAACTGTGGACCATATCCCGCGGAGAGCGCACATGGAGGGTCACGGACATCAAAGTGCCTGATCTGTCATTCGTCATCGGGAACACCGGAGTCAAAGCACCCACAGGACCTCAGGTGGACAAGGTCAGAAGATACATGAGCAGGAACAGCTTCGCATCCGATATCATCGATGAGATCGGGATGCTCACGTTGGAAGGATACAAGGCCCTCAAGAATGGCGACAAAGAAGCTCTGGGCCGTCTGATGACCAAGGATCACAAGCTGCTGTCCATCCTGGGAGTGTCCTGCAAGGAACTCAACAAACTGGTCAACGCATCGCTCCCATACTCTTACGGGGCGAAGCTAACCGGATCCGGAGGCGGAGGGTGCATGGTCGCCCTTACGGACAAGCCGGATAAAGTGGCTGAAGCCATCGCATCGAGAGGCGGAACGCCGATGATAATCAAGAGCGGGGCGGAAGGAGCCCGCATGGAGACGGAGATGGCAAAGGGAGAACCTTTGGATGTCCCGATGATGAAGTGA
- a CDS encoding (Fe-S)-binding protein, with protein MGMIEDEIARLMQKCISCGKCTPYCPSHKYGGVDPHEIMIGGEDDVSKCILCGTCSQVCRRSDPFTVMRDLKALANNLHVSDAYKQTGLAMPQADHPSRTELEYEWNGDDAYIMPGCVVKCKAPYLEYAALTAVKTVGKTCSELKDSGCCMRPPQFREMAGTDRHDAVVKMVANAHGKELITLCGGCTDALVSEGQKTTNMIEFLYNNIDKLPKFDRKFKVALEPGCSCMPLKKNMIAIVEALGCEFVDNGMGCCGKDTELAETMMADREKECGNGCMIIVACPKCFTKYDAQPDGMPVLFLSELVAWAAGHTETFKYHNIPIEPDKEEFYKPRFEGFIPKESKGMRW; from the coding sequence ATGGGAATGATCGAGGACGAGATCGCCAGACTCATGCAGAAATGCATCAGCTGCGGAAAATGCACACCATACTGCCCCTCCCACAAATACGGAGGTGTGGATCCCCACGAGATCATGATAGGGGGAGAGGACGACGTGTCCAAGTGCATCCTATGCGGTACCTGCTCTCAGGTATGCAGGAGGAGCGATCCGTTCACCGTCATGAGGGACCTGAAGGCTTTGGCCAACAACCTCCATGTATCCGATGCTTACAAACAGACGGGGCTGGCCATGCCTCAGGCTGACCATCCCTCGCGCACCGAGCTAGAATACGAATGGAACGGGGATGATGCCTACATCATGCCCGGATGCGTCGTCAAGTGCAAGGCGCCCTACCTGGAATATGCTGCATTGACAGCAGTGAAGACTGTCGGCAAGACGTGCTCGGAACTGAAGGATTCCGGATGCTGCATGCGCCCTCCCCAATTCAGGGAGATGGCAGGTACCGACAGGCATGACGCCGTCGTGAAGATGGTCGCCAACGCTCACGGGAAGGAGCTGATCACCCTTTGCGGGGGATGCACCGATGCGCTCGTCAGCGAGGGGCAGAAGACCACGAACATGATCGAGTTCCTGTACAACAACATCGACAAGCTCCCGAAGTTCGATAGGAAGTTCAAGGTGGCCCTGGAGCCTGGATGCTCTTGCATGCCCTTGAAGAAGAACATGATCGCCATCGTCGAGGCCCTAGGATGCGAGTTCGTGGACAACGGGATGGGGTGCTGCGGAAAGGACACGGAACTGGCCGAGACCATGATGGCCGACAGGGAGAAGGAGTGCGGCAACGGATGCATGATCATCGTCGCCTGTCCCAAGTGCTTCACGAAATACGATGCCCAACCGGACGGGATGCCCGTTCTGTTCCTCTCGGAGCTTGTGGCCTGGGCTGCAGGACACACAGAGACGTTCAAGTATCACAACATCCCCATAGAACCGGATAAAGAGGAATTCTACAAACCGAGGTTCGAAGGTTTCATCCCCAAGGAATCCAAGGGAATGCGCTGGTGA
- a CDS encoding NAD(P)/FAD-dependent oxidoreductase, translated as MKTYTCDAVIVGAGPGGSMAAKYCAQGGMDVILIEKKAEIGAPLRCAEGVSKSWLDEVGIKPDSTWIRADMKGAIIKSTKGTTYQLDESKAGNEVGYVLERHLFDKALARDAANAGAKIMMRTSCTGIIREDGKIVGIKAKSMGEEIEIRAKVVVAADGYESQVGRWAGIDTTLKLSDIDSCIQYRMCNIDITPDYCEFVIGSAAPGGYIWVFPKGEKVANVGIGVAGHLCKKGADAKYYLDKWIAEDPRFKNGQILEIMGGFVSTCPGLDSAVDDNIVLVGDAARIIDPITGGGICHACRTGMYAGQVLSECNKTGDFSKKALQPYEKRWRDRMEDKLFRNWMAKEKLATLDDDTIDDIIKMVKTSKISNVTVYNLLKAIKEKYPKVVEGFEDLI; from the coding sequence ATGAAGACCTACACATGCGACGCGGTCATCGTCGGGGCAGGACCCGGCGGAAGCATGGCGGCCAAGTACTGTGCCCAGGGAGGCATGGATGTCATCCTCATCGAGAAGAAGGCAGAGATCGGTGCACCCCTCAGGTGCGCAGAGGGAGTCTCCAAATCCTGGCTGGACGAGGTCGGCATCAAGCCCGACTCCACATGGATAAGGGCGGACATGAAGGGTGCGATCATCAAATCCACCAAGGGAACCACATACCAGCTGGACGAGTCCAAGGCAGGAAACGAGGTCGGATACGTGCTGGAGAGGCACCTCTTCGACAAGGCCCTCGCCAGGGATGCCGCCAACGCCGGTGCCAAGATCATGATGAGGACATCATGCACAGGTATCATCCGCGAGGACGGCAAGATCGTCGGAATCAAGGCGAAGAGCATGGGCGAGGAGATCGAGATCCGCGCCAAGGTCGTCGTCGCAGCCGACGGATACGAGTCGCAGGTCGGAAGGTGGGCCGGAATCGACACCACACTGAAGCTGAGTGACATCGACTCATGCATCCAGTACAGGATGTGCAACATCGACATCACGCCCGACTACTGCGAGTTCGTCATCGGATCCGCAGCGCCCGGAGGATACATCTGGGTGTTCCCCAAGGGAGAGAAGGTCGCAAACGTCGGTATTGGAGTCGCCGGACACCTCTGCAAGAAGGGTGCCGATGCCAAGTACTACCTCGACAAGTGGATCGCCGAGGATCCCAGATTCAAGAACGGACAGATCCTGGAGATCATGGGAGGATTCGTCTCCACATGCCCCGGACTCGATTCCGCAGTCGACGACAACATCGTCCTCGTCGGAGATGCCGCAAGGATCATCGACCCCATCACAGGCGGAGGAATCTGCCACGCATGCAGGACCGGTATGTACGCCGGTCAGGTGCTCTCCGAGTGCAACAAGACCGGAGACTTCTCCAAGAAGGCGTTGCAGCCCTACGAGAAGAGATGGAGGGACAGGATGGAGGACAAGCTATTCAGGAACTGGATGGCCAAAGAGAAGCTCGCCACCCTGGACGACGATACCATCGACGACATCATCAAGATGGTCAAGACCTCAAAGATCTCCAACGTCACCGTGTACAACCTCCTCAAGGCTATCAAGGAGAAGTACCCCAAGGTCGTCGAGGGATTCGAGGACCTTATCTGA
- a CDS encoding 4Fe-4S binding protein, with amino-acid sequence MIQVNVDKCLHCGGCVGSCPKNAIYLNDFVLEFNSDCINCGICVKLCPVGALTKV; translated from the coding sequence ATGATTCAAGTCAACGTGGACAAATGTCTCCATTGCGGAGGGTGCGTTGGTTCGTGCCCCAAGAACGCGATCTACCTCAACGATTTCGTCCTTGAGTTCAACAGCGATTGCATCAACTGCGGTATTTGCGTGAAGCTCTGCCCCGTTGGTGCCCTTACGAAGGTGTGA
- a CDS encoding radical SAM protein: MTRTSVEYTAKTGLPKKTKSICPECGKIIEATILEKNGMVMMEKDCPEHGHYSDKIWTDVDLYLKAEKYATDGIGIHNSMNETIKDNDDTARIVIDNEKIDMLSCTMIANVDLTNRCNMHCPICFANANDQGYVYEPSFEEVHKMLVALRSEKPIANTAVQFAGGEPTVHPRFIDIIADAKKLGFAQIQVATNGLEFAYHYDFLKAAKEAGLNTIYLQFDGMDDEIYLRVRGRKMWANKQKVLENCRKLQEDGLHSPSIVLVPVIINGVNDNLVGDIVKFAFDNSDIIRAVNFQPVAFTGRVTKEEIESGRFTLTDLVDRVEKQTGYANKDDWYPVPVVAPISKFASILLGKTKVTFTTHPHCGIATYLFQDEKGNVVPFPRFVDIDKFSRELNKISDKMEKARFKKLYAIKLIKLLNSCIDESKMPEGLTKKKFVDMISGVMGSDSKTALANFSWKMMLLAGMHFQDSYNYDIERVRRCGVHYITPDCRLYPFCAYNSGPEFRREIEAKFSIPLEEWKKLHKEEADKIDAALIVPEDERGPE, translated from the coding sequence AAAGATTATCGAAGCCACCATCCTCGAGAAGAATGGAATGGTCATGATGGAGAAGGACTGTCCGGAGCACGGTCACTACAGCGACAAGATCTGGACCGATGTCGATCTCTACCTCAAGGCTGAGAAGTACGCAACCGACGGAATCGGAATCCACAATTCAATGAACGAGACAATCAAGGACAACGACGACACCGCACGCATCGTCATCGACAACGAGAAGATCGACATGCTGTCCTGTACGATGATCGCCAACGTCGATCTGACCAACAGGTGCAACATGCACTGCCCCATCTGTTTCGCAAACGCGAACGACCAGGGATATGTCTATGAGCCCTCCTTCGAGGAGGTCCACAAGATGCTCGTCGCACTCAGGTCCGAGAAACCCATCGCCAACACTGCGGTGCAGTTCGCCGGTGGAGAGCCCACTGTCCACCCCAGGTTCATCGACATCATCGCAGATGCCAAGAAGCTGGGATTCGCCCAGATCCAGGTCGCCACCAACGGTCTCGAGTTCGCATACCACTACGATTTCCTCAAGGCCGCTAAGGAAGCAGGTCTCAACACCATTTATCTCCAGTTCGACGGAATGGACGACGAGATTTACCTCAGGGTCAGGGGAAGGAAGATGTGGGCCAACAAGCAGAAGGTCCTCGAGAACTGCAGGAAGCTTCAGGAAGACGGTCTCCACAGCCCTTCCATCGTGCTGGTCCCCGTCATCATCAACGGTGTCAACGACAACCTGGTCGGCGACATAGTCAAGTTCGCCTTCGACAACTCCGACATCATAAGGGCGGTCAACTTCCAGCCCGTAGCGTTCACCGGAAGGGTGACGAAGGAGGAGATCGAGTCAGGAAGGTTCACCCTCACAGACCTTGTCGACAGGGTCGAGAAGCAGACCGGATACGCTAACAAGGACGATTGGTACCCCGTCCCTGTCGTAGCACCCATCTCCAAGTTCGCTTCGATCCTGCTGGGAAAGACCAAGGTCACTTTCACAACCCACCCCCACTGCGGAATCGCGACATATCTGTTCCAGGACGAGAAGGGCAACGTCGTCCCCTTCCCCAGGTTCGTGGACATCGATAAGTTCTCCAGAGAGCTCAACAAGATCTCCGACAAAATGGAGAAGGCTAGGTTCAAGAAGCTCTACGCGATCAAGCTCATCAAGCTGCTCAACAGCTGCATCGATGAGAGCAAGATGCCCGAGGGACTTACCAAGAAGAAGTTCGTCGATATGATCTCAGGCGTCATGGGAAGCGATTCCAAGACCGCTCTGGCAAACTTCTCCTGGAAGATGATGCTCCTTGCAGGAATGCACTTCCAGGACAGCTATAACTACGATATCGAGAGGGTTAGGCGCTGTGGTGTTCACTACATCACACCCGACTGCCGCCTGTACCCCTTCTGCGCTTACAACAGCGGCCCCGAGTTCCGCAGGGAGATCGAGGCGAAGTTCTCCATACCTCTGGAGGAGTGGAAGAAGCTCCACAAGGAAGAGGCCGACAAGATCGACGCGGCACTCATCGTCCCCGAGGACGAGAGGGGCCCCGAGTGA